The DNA region ACTTTCAGATTCATTGTTATTTTgcttatttcataatatggttTATACAAATTCCAACGTGACAAATGGGTGACAAATTTCTATATCTTGGTGTCCATGTGAGTTGGAATCATTCATGCAAGTTGGGAATCTCACGATTTCCTTGAAATTGTTGATTGCAAATGCCAAAAAGAAGAAGTGTATGATGCCAAATCTTTATTCATTGACTTGGAAACACGGTGTTTCTGCGTGTGCAAAAcgttttcatttataaaatactttaaaattgatacaaaacgttttaaaaatttttgaaaatataaaaatttcgaAATAcgtttcttttcttatttttttaattgattaaaaattaatttcatgttttattatccttcataatatcaaattataatttttatttcatcttctCTCTTCTCCGACATTTGAAACTTTTCTTTCTCGACATGTTAGAACTATGTTTGACTTCTTTAACTATCAATGAATACTTGAAAAATCAGTTTcatcaaatttgatatataatatttgtataattgttaattgataGATCAAATTGATTGAGTTAAGactttattatcattaaaaaattattatattttgttaaataaatagaaattgttgtattttttataaaatttagtatttataaaaaaaaaaaaaactttatatttttcatatatatatgttttctcaCATCTCCAAttcctatatttttcaaaaaaaaaaaaatgttttagtgtttttattttcatattttcgcaTTTTCGTTTTTACGTTTTATAGTTGATTGAGTATTTTACAACaagtgcatatatatatatatatatatatatatatatatatatatatatatatatatacacacacacgtgtgtgtatgtatgtatgtattaaaGTATTAAGTTTagagaaaatttgattcaaaccaaacttctTCTTATGGGGtattcaactttttcttttttgatcaatttgttaGTGCATGCTGAGTCGGTAAAACGTCAAagtaaaattattcttttgGACCAGCGAAGAGAGTGGATGAAAATGAAGGGCAAAGAGAAAGTAGGGAGTTCACATGTATGGTGGAAGGAAGGTAGAATacaaaatgatgatgatggtatAAAAGAGAAAGAGCAAGAAGATAGAGAAGATTCGAGTACGAAATATAAACGAAATTTCATTATCTTGTTCTATCCAGGTGGCCATGTGCTCCAATCCCGCCAACCTAGTCCTTTCCGCCCCACTTTAGTCAAAACCCTCTTGTGAACCAACCTTATTCTCTTAAACTCATCTATGTCGAATTTATTTTCAGATCaaattaatcatatcaaataaataaattttaaatacaaagatTGATCCCAGTGAATCTCGAATTCAAGCTTTTTCTCACTGGAGGATTTCATATTCATTACCTTCCGAAGGGTTGTTTAGTCGTGACAAAAGATGTTGTCTGCTAATGGGACacgttttgttttttcaattttgtcccAAAGACCTGTATTTTGGCCTGGTTTAcgtgtttgtttcttttctttttgaccGTTTCCCATATTCTTCTCTTCTCAGCCTATGCCTAGACATAGCCCAGGCCAGGACAAAATAACACTGCTTCAACCTTACACTACATAACAAATTAGCCCTGAATCTGTCTTTGATTTCTATCTCTACTGTTACAAACATCCCAATCCTTTGCCCCATATAATTCACGAGTTTCACGGTTGAGCTTGTGTCACGTTGGCAAAACTGTGAGTTTATCCATCTAAGTAATATGGATGGAGCCCccatgtaaaagaaaaaaaaaaaaaaacaatgtacTCCCCATTGTTATTTGCGTTGCACCATCTTTAAAAAagcttcttttttcttttaaccttCAGCCCCCGGCGCTACCCCACCTAACTCGTTGAATTGATCACCCTGTGTCAACTGATCCTTGTTTATAGGCATATAATCTGTAGGAAATCACCACGTGGCACAACCCCATTTGATTGACCATCTCTAAAAAGCTTCAAAACATGTGAGTGACAGACAACCGTGTCTTTTCAACTGTAAGTTAAATATTAGGGGAAGGCTGAAGAGAATTAGAGGGACTCTAATTAAGATTAGGGAAATTAGATACAACATGTCTGTATTTACCAACTTaaccatcaaaacaaaacattgaAATGATTATAAAGGGTAACTCCCTGGATTCTTTCCAGCATTCAGTACATGTGGGAAAAAGTTTCCATCTTGAATTCACAGATACCCACATACAGTTTGACTCTGTAAATGACAATTTCTGAACCTCCATATCTTAAACCAAATTTAACTCATTCTACAATACTAACATGGTTGAGATATAATTATCAGAGACTAAAATTTCCAACCTATACTTGCAATATTCTTGATACtacttttttataaattagtcttatatgtgtttatattatagtttaaaataattGGTTTCGTTGTGTTTTGAGTTCATAAAAAAAACGTGCAATATTCTAGATATTACTTTCTTATAAATCAGTGTTGTATGTGTTCatattatagtttaaaataattGGTTTTGTTGTGTTTTGAGCTCATCAAAGAAACGGCTCAACTCTTGACTAATTTGTATATGGATATCTAATCTCTTTTCAATATGTCATTGGGTATATTGTGCACACGCCATAATTAGAGCATCCCCAATAATAAACAATACACCCACAAAACTTACAATCACGCATACTCACATTTAAACAcctatatcaattatatttatctaagCCCTTGTCACATCTATCAATCGTAAGTCGTGACAtaatgagagataaaaacaGAAGGTGTTGATTTTCAAATcaagtgaaagaaaaattttcaattagagattGTAAGATATAAATAGGAAGTGTGGGTATTTTTCCTGCAATAATTTTGTTTCATAACGAGTAAACCTCATTTAAAGACAACTCCAATGATCGGTGTCATCTCAAAATGTCACACGAGATTTAAACCATTACTTTTATTATCCCATTAATCCTTTGATATCACCAACTCGCtcactattaattaattaatttacttacAAGTCAAAGTTCAGTCAAGGAAATGCAAACTCTCCACTGGACTGGACTCTGTCACTGTGCCCTTCTGTCagtctttctctctctctttaaaaaaaaataaaaaaaaaacctccaaAGCATTCACTTCTTCTAAACCCTGATACTCTTCAATCTAACACTGTTGTTGCCATCTCTCCTTTAATCTGGCTACATCATTTCTTCGTTATATCTCACCCTATCCATCAAAAAATGATGTTCATCTTTAGCTTGACCCACTTGTGATTATAAACTCTTATCCTTTTCCCTTTCTATGCATGGTTTTTACCGATTCATAACGTTTAAATGTATTACTACATTGTTGATGACTTGGGAAACTGAGCACACTGCATACAGATGGTTGCTTTTGACTATAACTGCAGTTTTCTGTTATGGGGAAACAGTTCGTCAAAGTTGCCCTAAATTTGTGAAAAATGTGCTCTACTTGATATTACTTTATGATTTTTACCATTGGATTTTGCATATTTATTATCTGCATTAAATCTTATTCTGGCTTAACTCTAGAGTCTACCCATATTGTTTGGACCTATATAGACCTATATATAAGGACTGAGAAagtctaaatttaatttaatttcaatttcaatttcacaaACAGTCATTGAATTTACACTGACAAAtggtttcatatataaattttcatttgcatTTTAACAACTTCTTGGAATCTTCGTATAAGCTTTCAACCCTTTGAGAAAAATCCAAGAGAAAAGAGTATTGTttgattttagataaaaatgttAACTTCCCTTGCTCTTAAGGGgtggttttaaatagtaaaaattgtGGTTTGAATTTAAGAATCGTTGATatcaagataaaataaaatttttaataattgtttagaTCAATCATTGATTCAGAGTTTTATTTACCTGGTGTAGTCAATCAAACTTTACTGTAGACAGATTGGTccaaataagattttttatcattaaaaaaaaaactttctttAGTTATCCCCACTTGACCCTTgagaattttttataaaaaatagtttgaataacaaaaataagaataacaaataatcaaaaatgtgtaaatttgaaatttttttaagacaTTAAGATCATACTCTCatcatataacataaaaccaattATTGAACCATGGGTTATCTACTTAGTATAGTTTAACGATCAAGGATTAGtccttaaaaaaattgaattagtttatttaatagaataatatatggtaaaaagaaatataaagagTGTTTCTTGGTAACTTCACATAAGTCCAAGCATgttcaaaagtaaaaattttgagGCTGAATCTTCAAAGTTGGTCATCATGGACTGACATTACCGTGCCATGACAAAACATCACATCATGTCATGACAAGCATGAATGCAAAACAGCCATACATCAAGCTAAGAGCTACCTCCTCTCTCCCCATTGGATATAAGTACAATCCCCTACTGGGTAACTTGTAATAGTGCAGGGGTCCCTTGCAGAATTTATTAGGGTTTCTTTCCGGGTTTTTTCCTTTGCTTCTTTTCATGCTGTTTTGAAATCTCATGGCATGTACAACTCCGAGCACAAAGGTCACTGCTCTCCAATGAGCCCAAGAATCTCCTTCTCAAATGACTTTGCTGAGTCTCAATACATGATGAAGCAAGAGAGGAGCACAAGAGAGGCTCCAGTCTCCTCTGACTTTGAATTTTCTGTCACAAACGACTCAATGATGAGTGCAGATGAACTTTTTTTCAAGGGTAAGCTTTTACCATTTAAAGACAACTGCAACAATCAAATGCACAGGACTTTGAGGGAGGAGCTTCGTGCTGAGGAGGATGATGATAGTCAAGTATCATTGAAGCCCCCAAAAGGCTATTCTACAAGATGGAAGGGATTTCTGGGTCTCAGGAGAACCCACATTGGCTCCAAGAAAGCTGAAAAGAGTGATGGGGCAATAGGGAAAGCTGATGAAAGTAAAAAGTCCATTTTTGCTCATGAGGATGCCCATGTTACGACCAACACTTCAAAGGTAAGACCATAAACATTCATATGTAAaactttctatatatattttttaatcactttCCTCACTGTGGTTTGGTGTTATTATGCAGGAGCTTCCGAATGAAGGAGGGTCAAGTAGCAGGGATTTTGACATTAGAATATAGTTCTCTTGTCCAAGGTGGATGTCGTAGAGATGGGGAACAAATTTTATAGAGGCTGGTGGGATTCAAGCATTTTCTACTACTTTTAGCAGAGGTTCTGATAGATTTAGATTGTCTTAATCATGTTAGAGGGTTGGTTTTAACTGGGTTTCATTTAGAGTTTAACTGTCTGTTTTTCCATTATATGTTAGCTAGAGACGCTATTGTTTTGGCTGATTTTTGTACAAAATGTTGGGAGTTGAAGAACTTCTTCTGTATGAGGTGAGGCACAGAGTTAGAAGTCTATCTTTATGTTGTAGTCGGATctagttttgtaatttctttgACTTGGATCTTTCTATCATTACAATTATTGGGAGATGTATTTTTTTGACATGATGACTGGGGAaccaattttctaattttacattttctgtttttgtcATCCACTACTTATTCAAGGCTTTACTGGATATGTTCGTATTAAAATTACCCGAAAAAGCCTTATTTCAGTCAGAGCACTCCTGAAGGGATCACATTAAACAGGAGAGAAATCCTGAATTAAATGATTAGTCTTATAGTCTTTAAATCAAAAGTTCAACCATTAATTTATCGCCGGTGGGTCTTAAACCCATACTATCACacttaaaagatttttttttcccctgcCACTCAAATTACCCACGAAAGTCAAATGTAAATTGGTGATCTCTGTTGCTAGACTTTGAAGCAAGAATTCAGATATTAGATACCCAGCATGAGAAGCAATCAACTAACCGGCGGTTGCTCTTGATTCTTCTTCAAAAGCGCACggaaattgtcatttcagcTTCATACATGAATCTACTACCAACCTGCGTGAGAAGATTATCCCCTTGAGACAATgttcatatttttggttgaagcCAAGATCACTCATTTCATGTGAAAATTTTGAGGAACCAATGCCGCCATCTTGCACGGAAAAATTCATATCAGTAGATAGAACACAATGAGAATGAAAAAGGATACCCTATATCACAAATCCCCGGAACGGTTCATGCGATTTGTGCTAACAATACAACTACCTAGTAATCCTGTATCAGACCTACCACACGAAGCAGGGGTTTCCTTGGTGTTTCAAATACGAAGGGGCAGTCATCAACTCATCGGTACATAATCAAAAAGCATAAACAAggatataaaagaaaaaaatacaaataaaaataaaaaataactaacgCTCAGGTATAGAGTATAATATCACCATGGGGCATTAACCACTTCCTGGAATTTGAGCTCATATATCTCAGCTTTTGACTTCAGAATATCAAGATCGGCACAAAAATTTTCACAGGCACCTTTCAATTCCTCAAGCCTTGCCTCAATATTACTTATTTCATGTTCGGCCGTAGCTTGTTGAGCTTTAGCTTCTATATACCTCCTTGTGTCTATGGCACCTTCTGATTCAAAAGCAAGATTCAGAAGCCGACGTACCCGAGCACGTAAGAATCTAACATTCATGCCCAGAAGTTCAAAGGCTTTCAGAGTCTTGTCCCACATAGCAAATTCATCACTTGAGGTACTAAGGTTGCAAGCTCTTACAGCATCCGCAATGTTAACAGTTTCATAAATAATTCCGCCAATCAACTTAAAGTTGATGCCCTGGATAAGACTGTCATGAAGAAATGCATTTCGAGTGCGGCAAAGCTCATAGTACTTACACCGTATATCTTCTGAAAGCTCAGAATCTATAAGTGATCCATCCACAAAGATGTTGAAATTGTCTAAACTAGTGACATCTTTAAACTGAACAGCAGGTGCAGATAATTTGAAGCCTTCCAGAACTTCAGAACCAACCTCTTCGCTATCATTTTCAGATTGTTCCGCTGGCTGTCCAATATTAGAAGCTGATTTCGACCGTCcagtttttttattcttcttctggACAACTGCTAATGAGAGAGACTTCTGGCGTTTCCTCTTTGTAATCTGATTCGGTACTACATTCATTTCTGAATTACTTTTCTCGAAGTTCGGATCTAACAAACAAGGCCAATGTAGAGATGTAAGAAGTTATgctgaaataaaataaaatcaaaaaggTAACAAAAGATATATCTAGCAACTTGCCTGCTTCATTTTGTTTGGTATGAGCATCCAAATTTAGAAGGCCAAGAGCCCCATCAACTTCAGAAAAATCATTTGCCCTAATTATATACACCTACAAAAACAAAGTAAATATCTTTATAGAAtaccaacaaaattaaaatggatATTCAGTATTCACCAtcacatataaaatatcatcaaacttGAACCGCTTAACCTCCCACTCCTCTAACAACTCAGAAATCCAGTCTTAAAAAATGtactattcaaacaaaaatttaatatgtgaaagcttttgaaaatataaaaatacgcCTCTTTGGAGTCTAGATAACAGGCAGAGCTGCTTCAATTTCTTACTACTTGCAGCTTCCCTCTTttcagaaagagagaatatagaTGACTAGATATCCCAATATTTCAGTCcttttcttcaactttcttGTTTACTATATGTGACTCTTTTTCCAAaaaacttctttattttttttgaaaatgcGTGTGCcacttcattttttattcaactttgcAGTATGCTTTATGCTCAAAATGACCCCTTGTGGCTTTAAACACTGGTAGCTTCTGGGCTACAGTGATTTAGActtgagaaattaattaaaataagcaaaaatctgtccgtttatacattttttggccaacataaaaaagtttcatcaaactaaacaaacactaatttttttacccttatattgaaaaaccaagtaaaaatattttttctgagaatgtgcatcagtttatggtggttacgatggtggctacggattttacagtgaaaccctaaatatgtcaaattatgtatatggatgtttttgaatgtttcgaatggtataaaatgatgtagtttcgatgttaatggatgtctggacatatagccgttgagagacaaaagcacGCAAATTTATAGTGCcgcgcaaactgcgcaaattgTGTAAACACTGTTTACATCACGCAAACACTGTTTATATCGTGCAAAAGCAGATATCATAGTCTGTAAACAGGATTTTTGCTCGATTTTGCAAGCGGTTTGAACAGTGTTTGCGAGGTGTAAACAggatttgcgcagtttgcgcggcactgtaaatttgcgcgcttttgtctctcaacggctacacttccagacattcattaacatcgaaactacatcattttataccattcgaaacattcaaaaacattcatatacataattcgacatatttaacgtttcactgtaaaatccctagccgccatcgtaaccaccataaaccgacgcacattttcagaaaaaatatttttacttggttttttaacataagggtaaaaagggtaaaaaaattagtgtttgcTTAATTTGGTGAAACTTTTTATGTtagcctaaaaacgtataaacggataaatttttgcttattttaattaattaccctttaGACTTCTACATCCAAATGGCTCACTTCTTTTCCCCCATCTAAGCAAGCAATTCAGTTGTCCCTGTTTGCCCACCCTTAAAGATTGATAGAATGCATTATACTCAACAATCTCTATGGAAACAGACGACGCATAATGGAAACCTTTAGCAGGCAAAAATCAATGTCTGTTCAAAAAGATCCAACACATTATTTTGTTGTCCCAACAATCAGATA from Mangifera indica cultivar Alphonso unplaced genomic scaffold, CATAS_Mindica_2.1 Un_0060, whole genome shotgun sequence includes:
- the LOC123207124 gene encoding uncharacterized protein LOC123207124, which encodes MYNSEHKGHCSPMSPRISFSNDFAESQYMMKQERSTREAPVSSDFEFSVTNDSMMSADELFFKGKLLPFKDNCNNQMHRTLREELRAEEDDDSQVSLKPPKGYSTRWKGFLGLRRTHIGSKKAEKSDGAIGKADESKKSIFAHEDAHVTTNTSKELPNEGGSSSRDFDIRI
- the LOC123207123 gene encoding B3 domain-containing protein Os01g0234100-like, producing MDLDVKMEVVEEQLNSASHHEKSAELRRAEDEATLAQLSFSNSTKPKRKRKPKKIFTADEPIKSTKKKEKIILKFKKTQSEPTIKQAVAESGGKCKSCKKNKDPVDRPCPHAEVKSAAMIRAEEVRSNLEPQYPSFAKSMVRSHVASCFWMGLPGQFCKSHLRSKDANVVLEDECGELYEAKYFAEKTGLSAGWRQFSTGHNLLEGDVLVFQLIGPLKFKVYIIRANDFSEVDGALGLLNLDAHTKQNEADPNFEKSNSEMNVVPNQITKRKRQKSLSLAVVQKKNKKTGRSKSASNIGQPAEQSENDSEEVGSEVLEGFKLSAPAVQFKDVTSLDNFNIFVDGSLIDSELSEDIRCKYYELCRTRNAFLHDSLIQGINFKLIGGIIYETVNIADAVRACNLSTSSDEFAMWDKTLKAFELLGMNVRFLRARVRRLLNLAFESEGAIDTRRYIEAKAQQATAEHEISNIEARLEELKGACENFCADLDILKSKAEIYELKFQEVVNAPW